From the genome of Bos indicus x Bos taurus breed Angus x Brahman F1 hybrid chromosome 19, Bos_hybrid_MaternalHap_v2.0, whole genome shotgun sequence:
AGTATACATGTTGTCCAGAGGGGACGTTGTGAATTCCAAACACCTCCTTCCCTAAAGGAGTTCCCGTCTGGACTCCCAAATCCAGCAGCATCAGTTACAATACACTGTAGTGTAATTCTTACCACACTCACTTTTACTAGCAACACGACACAGCGGTGAGGTCTCACGATGCTTCATCCATCTGTCGGGGCTACAGCAGGCTTTCCTGAGCAAGCAGGGCCGTTGAACTTACCCCCGACAGTTAACGGAGCTGCATTCAACTTCCCTAACTTTAGGTTCGCATCCTGCCATGGAGCCGTCACCTCTAAAGTTTTCTGAACTGTCATTCACtctatctgactctctgtgaccccatggacaacccgccaggctcctctgtccatgggattctccaggcaagaatactggagcgggttgccattcctttctccaggggatcttcccaacccagggatccaacccaggtcccctgcactgcaggcggactctCTGCCATCTGAGCCCCGGGGAAGCCCAGGCTTGCCTGAGTATACTCAGGTTTCTGCCCTGCAGTGCCTGAAAGAGGCAGCTCCACTGTTCTCTGCTGAAGTCAGACTTTATCCCCTTGGTCCTGATTCTGTCTCCTACATGTTTCATGGACGCACTCCTAGTTCCGGTGTGAAGATTAAGATACTTTCTTAGTTGGCGGCCTGTTTACTTTCTTGGAAAGATAACTTACATGAACTAGAACCAAAATTTTACATTTGGTAACCGAAGTAAGAAAATTGCAGAGTTGAACTTTCAGTCCTTTTCTAACCAAAGATAATATAGTCAACAGAAATACCCAGCTAATACTATTGTAACACAGACAACTGTTCTTTCTTTAACTTTAATTAATTCACTAACTTATTTgctcggctgtgctgggtcttagttgcagcatgtgggttccagttccctgaccagggatcaaacctgggccccccaAGTTGGGAGTGCAGTTTCTTAGCCTCTGaactgccggggaagtcccagaAGATAATTGTTCTAAATGCTGttatgttgttgctattgttcagtcactaagtcatatccaactctttgcgaccccatggactgcagcatgctgggctcctctgtccttcaccatctcccggagcttgctcaaactcatatccattgagttgatgattccatccaaccatctcatcctttgtcgcccccttctcctcctgccttcaatctttcccagcatcggggtcttttccgatgagtcggctcttcaggtggccaaaatattgaagcttcagtttcagtccttccaatgaatattcagggttgatttcctttaggattgactgctttgatctcctcattgtccaagggactctcaaaagtcttctccagaaccgTAATTGGAAAGCTGAAAGCATGAGTTccttagcgctcagccttctttatggtccagctctcacatttgtacatgactcctggaaaaaccagagctttgagcAGATGGACTTACACAGAATGCTTTCATCCTGGTCACTAATGCCTGAGTCTGCACACTGCCTAAAAATGGCCCTGGTGATTTCATTCTTCACTGTATTAACGTATGAGCTGATGCTCTACCAGCATTGAGAGAGATGTACGGCCCAACCTCAACACCATCGAGTCCTTTTTTGGTGGTTTTGCTCTTTCTGTCCAGCACGTGCCACATCATTCTTCCCCCTCCAAGTCTGGAGGGTCCCCTTATCTCCTCGTACtcccggggcgggggggggggcgcgcGTGGAGGGGGTAGCAGTGGTAGCCTAAGTAACATATAACTAGGAAACTTACTTGCCAGACTTTAATGTCCTGGGGCACAGAGTGCATAGAAGCTATGCCGACCGTAATGCCTCAGCCACTTTGAATCATCTGTCCCATGGCTCGCCTGCTTCTGCTTTGCATAACACAACCCACCATACTTTCATACCATTTGCAAAAAAGTCAAGTGGAATTTGACCCTAAATGGAGTCTTGTTCAAAAGAATCCAAAGCAATGagcatagaaacagaaaaagtaaCACAGAGTCATTGGAAATCCCGTGTTTATCACAGAAGAACATGAATGTAATGCATCTCCAGTTTCACAGGGGCTCCTGCTGGGTCAGAGTCGTCATCTAAGAAGACGGATGTAAGTTTTAGACTGTGACTCTGGCTTTCTCTTGGAGGAGCCCCCAAAAGAGATTTTAGAGGATGGGATCTTAAGACAGACTTAAGGCacgagaacagacttgtggttgccaaggcggGAAGGAGGCCGTGTGGGGTCAGCTGGTGCAAACCAGCGTGTGCGGGACCGATGAAGACCCAGGGcctcctgtacagcacagagacCTGTATTCAGGGGCTCGTGATAAACCTTAGTGGGGTGAACTCCCTGTGGTCCAGTGTTAGGACTCCGTCTTCCCTGCcgagggcccgggttcaatccctgatcagggaactaagatcccaccaactgtagtgcagccaaaaacaacagtggagagaaaattttaaagcatttatgtaactgaatcactttgttgcaaGTCAACTACACTTCGGtaacaaggtaaaaagacagacTCCGGGGgaggctgaggctgaggctgacGCCCTGGGGGCTGAGACCCGCCCGCTCTCCTCTGCAGCCCCGCTCTCCACCGTCCTGAGCAGCCGGTTCGGACACCGCCTGGTGGTGATGCTGGGCGGCCTGCTGGTCAGCGCGGGCATGGTGACGGCTGCCTTCTCGCAGAAGGTCTACCACATGTACATCGCCATCGGCATCGTCTCTGGTGAGCGTCTCTCCGGGGTTGTACCTTCCCCGGAGACTCGGTGTCGAGAATGAGCCGTGGGGAAGGAGGGACCCGGACCCATCGCGCgtctctccccccccccccccccccccccccgttcacttttctctttaaaatgaggGCTGGCCCACATCTGTGCCTCTGAACTGGGCCGGATGCCTCCTCTTCTCAACACCCAGGACTTTGTGTCTGATGTTTTAATACTTACCGATGAGAAAGAGAACTTCTCTTTCACCAGAGTTTGCAGGCACAAGACGTCCTTTTCACAAAATAAGGTTTGAATGTCTTTAACCAGCGCTTCCCAAGTCTGGTAGTGAGAAGTCTGAGCTGTAGGGGAGGGGCCGGCGCTGGACCGAGGGGTCTGAGGAAACTTTTCTCCTTTCAAAGGAGTCTGTACATAAGTcacagattttatatatatatatatatatatataactgtatatatatcataactatatgtataaaactatatataacgTTCTCTATATAACTCTCTAtaactatgtatatataaaactctgTATATGTGTAATTCTGTATATAACTATATACATaactaaatacacacatacatatgtatatatatttggaaaactTTTTCCCTTTCAGAGGAGTCCACACATTACTCACAGATTATATATAATTatccctatacacacacacacacacacacacacacacacacacacacacgggcttccccagtggctcagtggtaaacaatctgcctgcaatgcaggagacgccggacacacaggtttgatccctgggtccggaagatcccctggagaaggaaatggcaacctgctccagtattcttgcctgggaaatcccacggacagaggcgcctggcaggctacagttcaaggggtcaaaaagagttggactgagtgactgaacacacacacacacataattctcTCTATATAACTAAAGACATGCATGTATACGCAgaaattttttccctttcaatggAGTCCGTACATTACTCAGATTATATAtaactatactatatatatgtgtacatagtGAAGATTTGCAGacttttccccatatatttctgCACATACAAAACCTCATTTATTTCCAAATAGAAGTCTTATGTAAAAACTATATTTGATAAGGGTTCTGTGCACTGTGAATTATATAAATCTGGGGAAAAAACTgcagaaaagtaggaaaaaaaaattccacgaAACAGATTTTtatgttccctttttttttttttccctacaacaAGCTTCCCAAAACAGCTCTTACAGTTTTTCCAGACCTCTGATGAAACCTGCTTTGCTCCAGAATGAATTTCTGGGCTCCCTGAATGTAATTGTTTCTAAAATAAGCGCCCGAACCCCAGCTCTCTGAACGCACCCTTCGGGCGTCAGCCGGCGCGTGGTTCTCACTGTCTCGCTGGTGTCCGTCACAGGCCTGGGGTTCTGCTTCAGCTTTCTGCCGACGGTCACCATCCTGTCACAGTACTTCGACAGGAGACGCTCCGTGGTCACGGCGGTCGCTTCTACGGGAGAATGCTTCGCCATGTTTGCTTTTGCACCAGGTAAGCGGACGACCAGAGCGTGCGTGTTCGTGTGAGCTGGCCCTTTATGGTGCTCTAGATGGTGCAGAAGGACAGGCTAAGTGTCTTCTCTCAGAAGGACAGGCTAAGTGTCCTCCAGTCCGGCAGCTTTTCGGGATCTATCCTCCTTTACCCCCATTGTAGGAGTTCAAACATTTTAATACTCATCCAAGTTCACATAAATAGgaagtggggtgtgtgtgtgcatgcgtgtgtgtgctcggtcgccctgttgtgtccaactccttgcaaccccatagaaagGTACACAGCATATATTCAGCGAGGAAGCTTGAACCATCCATTCCTAAATAGATCCGGGGACTGCTTATACTATTCTATTTCTCTCATTGGTCAAAAGAGCCATATTCTGTACAGATTTAAATTGTGCTGGTAAAGTCAGGCTCGTGAGCTATGTGGATGATCTCACGGGGAGACTTTCATCCCTGGCTTATTTCCCTGTCTAGACTGTGCACTCGTGACTCTCACTAACCAATGGAGAGAAGTCACCTTGGAGAGCTGGACTCAGCTCTTACCTGCCTTCTTCAGTGAGTGTGTCAGTGAACGGCAGTGGAGTTCAAAGGAACCTGCCTTCTTCAGTGAGTGTGTCAGTGAACGGCAGTGGAGTTCAAAGGAGATGTGGCGTTTCAGGGTGACGCGTCATGTCTGAAGCTTCCCAAATAGTTCAGAAGAATCAATGTATGCTTGGCTATAAATATGCAGACAGAAAACTGTTCACTGTTGAATTTCGGTGATGGCAGGCATATGGGTGTCAGTCTTTGCACTTTTCTGTTGGTTTGAAATGTTTCAGAATAAAACCTTGAGGGACAGTCAGTGGCCTGCGAACCCCCTGAAGGTGGAAACTTCATCTGGGTCCGGCTTTACTCCCTAGCTCATCCCTGGCACCTGGCCAGTAGGCACCAAGGAAGgtgagagggagaaaaggagaccAGTTGTTGCCAGAAGAGGGTCAAACGCACTTGGAAATACCCAAGCCCGCAAGAGCTCACAATTCTGAGTTTTCCATTTTAACGGGGGAAATAGAGGCGGGAGCAAAGAAGTGCTGAAGAAGTAAACGGAGCCCCGGGCCCAGAAGACGGGGCTGTCTCACCAGGCCCATCTTTTACTAACCAGGTTACCGCATCTCTTAAACCTGACTGTCAGCTCTCACGGAGTGAGACTCGAGTGAAACGAAATTCTCAGGAACGTCATTTCACCTTCCTGGGATGATGACAAAGATACTTGGAATCTTGTCGGGCCTGTTTATTCTTGCGTCACTGGGGAGCTTGAAGCCTCCTTCGGCCCGACCCCGCCTCCCCATGCCAGGGTCCCGCCCTGGCCTCCAGGACGCCTCTAGGCTGGCAGGAAGGTAGTTAGGGCATCCCACAGGCTAGAAAGCGGAGGACAGCATCAACACAGCTACTGACAAGCCTATACCGCGGTCACGCAGTAACTGTGTTAATTCCAGGATAATCCTGTGAGCTTTCGGATTCTTAGTTGGTTCTCTCCCTCGTCTGCTACTGTTGAGAGCCAGAGGAGTGGCTGGAGAAGCATCCAGCTCAAAGGGTAGAAGTTCAGTTTAGAAAAGGCCAGAGAGTCAGTATTTCAGGCTTCCCGGACACAAGTCCTTGTCAGATCCGCTCACCTCTGCAGTGACGGCACAGGAGCAGCTCAGACGCCGCTGAAGAATGCTCCCAGCTGTGTTCCAGTCGAGGTCAATGACCCacgctgggctggggctggggctggccgGCAGGTCGCTGTCCGTGCACCCTGATGCGGGTCACAAGCTTCGTTCACTTCTTGTGCCTCTGCTTAGAGGAAGGCACCCCCGAAGCTCCCTGCAAGCCTGGGCTGAAAGTGTTTGTTCCATCTTGTCCTGATACATCTTTCTCCTCCTCAAGTCCTAAAGGCCCCCAGGGATAATGCATGTCAGGTCAGCtttcttttttgctgtgctgggtcttcacggcCCCactggcttttctccagttgtgtcGAGTGAGGGCTGCTCCCTGCAGTGGCTTCTGGTTGCCGAGCGCGGGCCCCGAGGCGCTCAGCCTCAAtgagttgcagctcgtgggctcagcagtcgtgTTGCACGGCCTTCAGTCATTCCTGGGCGTGTGGGATCGTCCTGGAGCAGGGCTCTagcccgggccccctgcactggcaggcggaatCTTTGCCCCGAGCCACCGCAGGAGTCCCAGCTGAGGCACCACTGTTCCGTCGGGCCCCCAGCACGGCTGTCTTTGCTCTGCTCTCCCCCGGCCGCGTCCCTCTGACCCTGGGTTTTCTTTCTGCTTCGCCCCTGCCCTCCGCAGCCATCACAGCCCTGAAGGAGACAGTGGGCTGGAGGTACAGCATGCTGTTCGTGGGGCTCCTGCAACTCAACCTCGTGGTCTGTGGCGCACTGCTCAGACCCATCGTCATCGTCGGCGCGCCAGGGACCCCCAAGACCCCCGCCCCCGAGCACCGGAAGGAAGCGCAGTACATGCTGGAGAACGAGAAAACCCGCACCTCCATCGACTCCATCGACTCAGGAGTAGAGCTAACTACCTCACCGAAGAACGTGCCTGGCCACCCGGCCATGGTGGAGCCCGCAGCCGAGCTGCAGGCCCGGGGCCAGCCCGGCGCCCCGCTGCTGGACTTCTCCGTGCTGACGGAGAGGAGCTTCATCTGCTACACGCTCTTTGGGCTCTTCGTGACGCTGGGCTTCTTCGCCCCGTCCCTGTACATCATCCCGCTGGGGCTCAGCCTTGGCCTGGACCGCGACCGCGCGGCCCTGCTGCTGTGCGCCATGGCCGTGGCCGAGGTGTTCGGCCGCATCGGGGCAGGGCTGGTCCTCAACCGGGAGCCCATCCGCAAGGTCTACATCGAGCTCATCTGTGTCATCCTGCTGACTCTGTCCCTGTTCACCTTCACCTTCGCTGCGGGCTTCTGGGGCCTCATGGCCTGCAGCGTCTTCTCGGGGGCCATGATCGGGACCGTGGCGGGCACCCACATCCCGCTGCTCGCCGAGGACGACGTCGTGGGCATCCAGAAGATGTCGTCGGCGGCCGGGGTCTATGTCTTCTTCCAGAGCATCTCGGGGCTGGCCGGACCCCCCCTTGCAGGTAAGCTGCATACAGAAAGGAGTACCCTTGTGGGCTAAGCTtcccctttcttttccatggtggttTAACCCCGGGGCTCTGACTGCAGCCCCCGTGCCCTGCAGCAGGACCTCGTGTCAGTGCGCGTCTGCACCTGCTGAATCCCGGgctgccccgcccccagcccctcctcctccctaccACGGGTCCGTCTGAGTCTGCCCCTGTGTCACAGCTGAGAGTCCACATTCAAGGCTACCGTCCTGTTACGAATCGTGCCAGCTTCCTACTCAAGTCGAATGAAAAGCAGCATCTATTGATCTTGATACTTGCAGAGCATTTTAGAGGTGTCAGGATGATCAGTATCTGAGCCACTGCTCTTGACTTCCTGTGAGGACATGAACCCTGGGGTGTGTCAGCCCCCAGGCCGAGGCGGGATCGGCGGCGCCCGGGTCAGGAGGGACTGGGGTCTGCAGCCCGAGCCGCCTGGGCGTTTGCTACCGGGTTGCCTTGTGAGATGCTCGGCGGGGGACACAGGGATTTTTGACCTCATCACACTCTGACTTTTTGGAAGACAGGACTGAGGGGCTTCTGTAAGCCAGCGTCCCTTCGGGGGATGGCTTTTAGGGAACTGAACCCAGGGCAGCACTCTGCGGAGACCCCGCTGGTCACTTGGGAACATTTCCTTCAGGAAGGATGTGTATGTTTCATTTCTGGTGTGccaagtctctcagtcgtgtctgactcttcgca
Proteins encoded in this window:
- the SLC16A6 gene encoding monocarboxylate transporter 7 isoform X2, with protein sequence MSHKKSQLCCRANVYTQVPDGGWGWVVAVSFFFVEVFTYGIIKSFGVFFNDLMDSFNESNSRISWIISICVFVLTFTGLGFCFSFLPTVTILSQYFDRRRSVVTAVASTGECFAMFAFAPAITALKETVGWRYSMLFVGLLQLNLVVCGALLRPIVIVGAPGTPKTPAPEHRKEAQYMLENEKTRTSIDSIDSGVELTTSPKNVPGHPAMVEPAAELQARGQPGAPLLDFSVLTERSFICYTLFGLFVTLGFFAPSLYIIPLGLSLGLDRDRAALLLCAMAVAEVFGRIGAGLVLNREPIRKVYIELICVILLTLSLFTFTFAAGFWGLMACSVFSGAMIGTVAGTHIPLLAEDDVVGIQKMSSAAGVYVFFQSISGLAGPPLAGLLVDQSRIYSRAFYSCAAGMLVAAVCLALVRPCKQGLCCRPRAREGKAGGPRGKKVLQDIPEDFLEMDLGKTEHRAPARTEPV
- the SLC16A6 gene encoding monocarboxylate transporter 7 isoform X1, yielding MSHKKSQLCCRANVYTQVPDGGWGWVVAVSFFFVEVFTYGIIKSFGVFFNDLMDSFNESNSRISWIISICVFVLTFTAPLSTVLSSRFGHRLVVMLGGLLVSAGMVTAAFSQKVYHMYIAIGIVSGLGFCFSFLPTVTILSQYFDRRRSVVTAVASTGECFAMFAFAPAITALKETVGWRYSMLFVGLLQLNLVVCGALLRPIVIVGAPGTPKTPAPEHRKEAQYMLENEKTRTSIDSIDSGVELTTSPKNVPGHPAMVEPAAELQARGQPGAPLLDFSVLTERSFICYTLFGLFVTLGFFAPSLYIIPLGLSLGLDRDRAALLLCAMAVAEVFGRIGAGLVLNREPIRKVYIELICVILLTLSLFTFTFAAGFWGLMACSVFSGAMIGTVAGTHIPLLAEDDVVGIQKMSSAAGVYVFFQSISGLAGPPLAGLLVDQSRIYSRAFYSCAAGMLVAAVCLALVRPCKQGLCCRPRAREGKAGGPRGKKVLQDIPEDFLEMDLGKTEHRAPARTEPV